The Porphyromonas pogonae genome segment CACATAAGAAATTACACTGATTTACAACACTTTGTAAACTCTATTATTCCTATTATCCCTTATATCGAACTCACGTTGTTTTAATACGATAAGTCGGACGACTTAGTACGATAGGTCGATTGACTTATCATAATAAAATTACACTCAGCATCACCCGGAGGCGATGAGGCATAGTACAAGATTAAGAAGTATAATATAACAGGAGTACATATTACAACTGTTTAATTGCAGGACGCAAAAACAAAGTCTGCTTTATTTAGCCACATCTCGAGGTAAATTTTGGCACCTAAAAAGGGTGTTTCTTATTTAGACTTTGTATAAATAAGCTCAATATTGCAACTAAGAGAAGAGAAAATTCAAGTCGAATAAGCTATTCGCAAATATATTTAATATACTAAACTACAACACATTGATAACTAAACATAAATCTATTGGGATATTTGTAAATTTGACATTATGTCAAAAGAAAGCTCATATTCGGGAATAGTGTCATTGAAGACTGTACCGCAATGTCGGCTTACCCAATCCCCCAAAGAAGAAATATCGGAGATAAGAGAAGTCACCTATAGGGCGTGTGTCACGCATGTGTTGCATGACAGGGATAATAGAACGGGAGTGGAGGTCAGTTATCGCTCAGGTTTCAATCCATTGCGGATGTGCTCGAGGTGGCACACGAGGAGGTTTCCGTCATCGTCATGCAGGTGCATACCATTACCTTCACAGTATCGCCACGATGCACAGTCGGCACACCTCCCTTTCCTCGCCCATGAGCGGTCACGATAGGGTGCAAAACGCTCATTCCACACTGTCATGAAGTCATCTTGCAAGGCGTTGCCCTGATAGTAGTTGCTACGGATGCTGGGGCAGGCGCTGATAGTACCGTCACACAGCACAGAAGCTACAGACACGCCTGCATGGCAGGTATAGAAGTTTTCCCGCACTTTGGTTTCGTATTCGCCCAAATAACCTTCGCACCCGTAGGATGCTGTGATCTTGCCACCTGCCTGTGTATCCGCTATGAACTCCATGAGACGCACATATTGCTGATCCGAGAGCTGTAACCCCATGTCCCCGGCAGCCCTGCCCACAGGGAAAATGCTAAAAAGCCTCCAAGCGGGAACGCCCTTCTCGATAAGAAAATCTCTGAATTGGGGGAGGTAATCGATATTTGTAGGATTGACACAAGTAACTATATCCCATTTGAGTTCGTGAGGTATGTGTGCCAAAGCATCTATAGCCCCCATAACACGAGCGAAACTCAGCGGATGACGGCGCAAATAGTTGTGCTCCTTTTCGAATCCGTCCAAACTGATTGTGAGGGTGTGCATGCCTGCTTGAAGTAGAGTTTCCAATCTGTTTTCGTCAAGCAACATACCATTAGTCACTATGCCCCACGGGTACTCTCTCCGATAGAGCTGTAACCCTATATCCTCAATATCAGGGCGCACAAGAGCTTCACCACCGGTGAATATAATGAGGACTTTGTGCGTATCGACATGTGGTGTAATACAGTCTACGATGCTGAGGAACTGCTCTCCGCTAAGTTCGTCTACCCCGGATGACTGACGGCAATCGCTACCACAATGCCTGCATGATACATTGCAACGAAGAGTGCACTCCCAGAAAAGCGTGCGCAACTCATGCTCACGCACACGCTGCTTGTGCTGGAGGCGGTGGGCCTCGAGGGCCAGTCTTTTCCTAAAACCGAGTGGAGCAGTGGGCATGGGAGGGGTCAGGATTTCTTTTTGAGTCGTATGGTTACGGGTTTGTTATAATACTCTCCCATAAACCATGATTTAGACTTCACTTTTTCATTTTTTACGTACTGCAAGGTAGTACTATCAGGCAAAAAGGTTCCATTTTTGTCTCCGTCAATATCAGTGGCTACCGCTCGGGAATTCAAGTGACGAGGCGGAAAGCTTTTATAAATGATATTGCAGTCTCCATTTACATCGGTAACCCCTTGGGCGTTGTAAATTTCAGTAGATACAGCAGTATGCTCGGTAGAAAACTCCTTTATCTTGACTTCTATACCCTCAATAGCCTTGCCGGTCTCATCCATCACCCGGACTTTGGTTTTGAAGGTTGCATAGGGAGTACCGTATTCCATGTTTGGCTTGAAAGGATTTTCGCTACAGCTTACAAATCCGAGCAGACTAAGCAGATAACCCGAGCATAGAGCTACAAGGTTGCCTACCCGAATGTAGATTTTTTTCATATTATGCGATGTTTTGATATTGGTCAAGGTTTTATTTAAGGAGAGTGCTGTCAGGCTTAGTCGTGGGGGTAAGCGTGTCTGCCGTATTTTGGAGCTCAAAGGTTCTGTAAGGTGTACCATACATCATCTGCATTGGCGGATCCTTGGGCACTTTTTTCTGCGGGGGCTTGGCTTCATTATATTTTTTGCTAGTTCCGCATGCAGTGAAGCCCAGTATCATCAATAGCGCACCGGCTACTGCGTAAGATATTTTACCAAGAGATCTTTTCAATCTTTTCATATTGATGATATTTACGGTTTATGAATCTTATTGACTTGTAAATGCAATGATAATCATTTTATTGCATGAACATGAAATATTTTTTGAAAAAACATGGGGAAAGATTGCCTCTCGCAGCACGGCAATAGTACTGATAAATAAAAAAGCCGCTGCGCTCATGATGAACGAAGCGGCTTTGAGACTACAATGGGTAAGAGCGCAGACTACTCTTCGTCGTCGCTTTCCTTGATGTTGGTGAATACATTTTGCACGTCTTCATCCTCTTCAAGTTTGTCGATAAGTTTGTCGAGTTGCTCACGCTGCTCGGGCGTAACTTCTTTGGTATCCTTGGGCAGACGCACAAACTCTGCCGAGGCAATCTCATAGCCGGCATCCTCGAGATACTTTTGTATAACGGAGTTTTGAGCGAAATCGCCATAAAGGATGATTTCATTTTCGTCCTCCTCCAGCTCGTCTACGCCATAGTCGATAAGCTCCAGCTCCAGACTCTCTAGATCCATGTCATCCCTCTTGACAATGTGGAAGACACACTTGTGATCGAAGAGGAACTCCAAGCTACCGGTAGTACCCAGCGAACCGCCATGTTTGTTGAAGTAGCTACGCACATTGGCTACGGTGCGGGTAGTATTGTCGGTAGCTGTCTCCACAAAGATAGCGATGCCGTAGGGGCCATAGCCTTCGTAGTTCATCTCTTTGTAATCCGAGAAGTCCTTAGAGGTTGCTTTCTTGATGGCACGCTCCACATT includes the following:
- a CDS encoding radical SAM-associated putative lipoprotein, with protein sequence MKKIYIRVGNLVALCSGYLLSLLGFVSCSENPFKPNMEYGTPYATFKTKVRVMDETGKAIEGIEVKIKEFSTEHTAVSTEIYNAQGVTDVNGDCNIIYKSFPPRHLNSRAVATDIDGDKNGTFLPDSTTLQYVKNEKVKSKSWFMGEYYNKPVTIRLKKKS
- a CDS encoding TIGR04133 family radical SAM/SPASM protein, coding for MPTAPLGFRKRLALEAHRLQHKQRVREHELRTLFWECTLRCNVSCRHCGSDCRQSSGVDELSGEQFLSIVDCITPHVDTHKVLIIFTGGEALVRPDIEDIGLQLYRREYPWGIVTNGMLLDENRLETLLQAGMHTLTISLDGFEKEHNYLRRHPLSFARVMGAIDALAHIPHELKWDIVTCVNPTNIDYLPQFRDFLIEKGVPAWRLFSIFPVGRAAGDMGLQLSDQQYVRLMEFIADTQAGGKITASYGCEGYLGEYETKVRENFYTCHAGVSVASVLCDGTISACPSIRSNYYQGNALQDDFMTVWNERFAPYRDRSWARKGRCADCASWRYCEGNGMHLHDDDGNLLVCHLEHIRNGLKPER
- a CDS encoding YebC/PmpR family DNA-binding transcriptional regulator, which encodes MGRAFEYRKARKMKRWGNMARVFTKLGKEITIAVKAGGPEPETNPRLRVLIQTAKKENMPKDNVERAIKKATSKDFSDYKEMNYEGYGPYGIAIFVETATDNTTRTVANVRSYFNKHGGSLGTTGSLEFLFDHKCVFHIVKRDDMDLESLELELIDYGVDELEEDENEIILYGDFAQNSVIQKYLEDAGYEIASAEFVRLPKDTKEVTPEQREQLDKLIDKLEEDEDVQNVFTNIKESDDEE